ccctctaactaagcctcgcatgcactttgccccctgtaacttttttttttggcactcaacccctTCTAACTAACTTAaaatcaaacggtcataacttcttcgtccgaaatcgaaaacatgcaaattatatatcgattttgaggtcttgaagtcagttttccaatgacaccaaaatcacatcacgattcaaagcacacagaaagttatgatcaaaacggtctttctgtctaccagcctttactcttttgatcataactttctgtgtgctttgaatcgtgatgtgattttggagtcattagaaagctgacttcaagacctcgaaattgatatataatttgcatgttttcgatttcggatgaagaagttatgaccgtttgaagttttgaccgtttgattttcagttagttagagggggttgagtgccaaaaaaaaagttagagggggcaaagtgcacgcgaggcttagttagagggggttaactatagtcTACCCTATATTTAATGGATTGATATTGCACGCATTAACGCGTCCAAACTGAGATTTCTCAAAAGGCAGGAAAAATAGTGAAGTAAAGAAACCACCATACATGGAAAAAGGGTCAACCATGCCATTAAAAACTtgttctctgttttgttttccacaagattaaaaaaaattagctatcATTATTCATCTTGATTCTTCACAAAGATGTGATATTAGAAAATTAAGGGATGGATATTGCCTGCACAACCGATCCCAAATGAGATTTTCTAAACAGGCAGGAAAAATACTGAAGTGAAGAAACCACCATTTTTTATTAGATTTCTTTCGTTTCCATGTTTCCGTAATCTGCAAATCAAAAGCAAGTCCTGGTAATCTCCTCTTCGGAGCAAACATGGAACAATTCTTGCTATTTATATCCATCTTTCACATCATTTTAGCCACATGTTTCACCGGAAGTGGTGTTGTATTTACACTGGAATTTTGGCACGGTACACATCTCATAGAAGCATTTTGTAAGACATAATAGATCAGCAGACCCATCGATTCCCCAGAAACATTATTACTCTTGCAACATTTCTCCGCCAAGAATAAATCTTGCACGGCGATGTATTAACCCGTTTCTGTCAAGCAGTGACACTTGCAGAACTTACTATACGTGAAATGAGATTTTGTTGAGGCTGCAGTTGTGGCAGTTCATTTTCTTCATCTGAGGCGGCAAAAGAGAATGTTCGAGCTTCCTAGCACACCGGAATATGAAAACGATGAATTCAGGATTACAATAACGGGAAAATGCTATTGGTGGTATAAAGTTAATAGGAAATGAAATGCAGCTAGATGTGTCAACAAATGGCCTAGGAACTTAGATACATCTTCTAAAATAGAAGTACAAATAATTCTTCAGCAGGCCCTCCTAGCCATTCAAGAATATGGGCATTCACAACAACTTATATATGAAAGCCTTGCCCGCCTTTGTTAGGGCTGGTTCTGGCATTTCCAACTTGTTAAGATCCTTGAATTTATAGATTCTCTCGAATGAACTCCTATCCTTTTCAAGCTAAAAGTACCGTACTAGTCACTAAGAACCTAGCACTTAATAATCTACCAAAATTATCAGGTGGCTAATTTAGGATGCAAATCCCAAGGTTGTAAACCTACAGTGTTAAATGGTAAAGAAGATGAAAACAGACTAGTTTGTGATCTTCTTAATAGTCCTCCTGCCTCTGAAACAGATGATCATCTTATCTTATTCATAACAAGTAGGAAGTTGAATGTCTTGTGTTTGTTGCGTTGTTTCGTATTGCTCTTCCTTTTGATATCCTGTTTGCACTtacttttaaaaagaaaagaaaagaaaatagaagtcCTGTTTGCACTTGATAATCTATGTCACAATTGTTTCATCTTGATGCCCTTCAATGGGTTGAAACCAAGAACAATCACCTTGTGGTGGCCAAACTGGAATGACATGAGGACTTCCAGAACAAGTGTTATCTAGACAGAACCTAAAGATTTGAACAAGCAAGAGTTCCTATAACAGCAAAAATCGTGAAAATGGAATTTTGGAAACAAATACTGCGGAAAAACATTACCAAAACTTAACCTAATTACCTGAACAAGTAATTTGTAAGTTGATGTGGTACTGACCTGTAAGTGTCGTCGACGTTGGATAGCGGTGAATGCTTTAACCATGATGTAGACTGGTAAAAGAATCCCGATGGTTCTCAACATCAGCAACTACAAAAACAAACCATTTACAACTTCTTAGGCATAAACATTTGTTGCTGTAAAGGTGTCACTATCCTTTCTGCAAAGTAAACTGTGCCGGCGATACTCACCATGAACAATGTAATTGTGTAATCTCCGGCTCCATTAATTATGACGGGTAGAGTATGACGTAGCACCAAAAGAACCATGAactgcaaaaataaaaacatgttgaaaatcCTTAACTTGTGAGAATGATAACATCCCATTTGTAGAGGAAATATGGGGGAACTGGATTAAAATGTCCATGTCTATACCTTGTATCAGTGGCCTAAATTAAATAGATCATATAAAGGTCAGACCGGAAGGTCAGAATAAAGGTTAAGTGGTACTTGGACTCAAGTATTGCAAACGAGTATAGATCAATGTGGCGTCACAGTAGTTCTGTGATtaaggaaaatgagagagagagagagagagagagagagagagagagagagagagacacagagagagagagagagagagagagagagagagagagagagagagagagattacaattATAGCAACCACACGACAACATATCAGACTTCTTGGAGTGGGAGCAGAATAGTCGTCAGGGTCGGTATCCAACAAATTGCGATCTGCAACCATAGCTAAAATCCGAGCATTGTGCAGATCCCTTCTCGAAACCTCCCAATTTCCCCTGAGAACAAGCCATTGTTGGTATCCAGTTGATATTTGTCAGTGAGAAGCGAAAGACGAATCCAAAACCAATGCAGTTAAaggttaaaagttaaaactgaAATTcagagttt
This DNA window, taken from Rhododendron vialii isolate Sample 1 chromosome 8a, ASM3025357v1, encodes the following:
- the LOC131298481 gene encoding uncharacterized protein LOC131298481, which translates into the protein MGDHFVLLVDQLLTESTLEAAIERNKQLLHTAPTSSEDMMSDGPSHKMDVDSESSPRKLVLCRICHDEDEDSNMEIPCSCCGSLKYAHRKCVQRWCNEKGDITCEICRQQFKPGYTAPSPLFHYGTVPLNFRGNWEVSRRDLHNARILAMVADRNLLDTDPDDYSAPTPRSLICCRVVAIIFMVLLVLRHTLPVIINGAGDYTITLFMLLMLRTIGILLPVYIMVKAFTAIQRRRHLQEARTFSFAASDEENELPQLQPQQNLISRIVSSASVTA